The following DNA comes from Solanum stenotomum isolate F172 chromosome 11, ASM1918654v1, whole genome shotgun sequence.
aaattagagaTTGTGTTTACTTATAATTTTTACAAATGATATTCGAGTGTTTGAATatatgtacttttttttaaaaaaaaatatgaaatataatttaagtagagatgttttttataaaaacaaaaaaaattaggataaaaatttaaaaagaataatacagtgaaagtaaaataaaacaaaaagtaaaaacaaggttttggatatttttttcaattctaaataCAATTTCAAGTTGTCTTTAGAATTTTCAATCAAATCTTGATTttctaatataataaataactaaaatttTCATGGTCTGATTTACTTACATCAtaggtattttatttttgtaatacaaAAAGGTAAATTTAATCCTTTTTTCTTGTATGtataaaaggtaaaaataaatgGGTAGGGATTTAGGttaattccaatttttttttcttatataaataAATCTTAGTGTTGTACTAAATTGAAGCAAAATGGATGAAGAATTGCTGGAATTGCAGAGACAATTTGAATTTGCACAACAAGTAAAATCTACTGTTCGATTATCAGACCGAAATGTTGTCGAATTGGTCCAGAAACTTCATCAGCTCCAAATCATTGACTTTGATCTCCTTCATACTATCTCCGGCAAAGAATACATCACTCCGGTACCATTCGGTCTATCTgactttttttaatcatttttttaaaaaaagattggatttttgtAGTTGTAAGTTGAAAATCATTCAAGATTATTATGAGGGTGGCGatattttgttatgtttgtAAATGggtattttgaattttgtttattGGTGTTGTTTAACTGTAGTTATGTGGGTGTATTATAGAACTTGGAGCAGTTGAGAATTGAAATGGTGGCATAGAGGGGTTATTTTTATCTAACTTTGTGaaaaaaagatttgatttttatggTGCTGATGTTTAGTTCTTATATATGTGGGTCTTGTGATCTTTCTTCATTGGGTGCTGTTTAATTGTAGTTATATATGGGTGTATTTTAGGAGCAATTGAGGAATGAAATTGTGGCAGAGATCAACAGTCTAGGACGTGTTTCGCTGATTGATTTAGCTGATTCTACGGGGGTAGACTTGTACCATGTTGAGAAACAAGCTCAGTATGTAGTATCCCATGACTCATCCCTCATGTTAATTAATGGGGAAATTATCTCGAATACATATTGGGATACGGCAGCTGAAGAAATCAATGAAAGACTTCAAGAATGTAGCCAAATTGCCATTGCTGAAATAGCAGGACAACTACAAGTTGGATCAGAGCTAGTAGTATCCATTCTTGAACCTCGTCTTGGGACTTTGGTAAATATCTGTCTTTTCGGTGTAGAAATTTAGGGTTGACGTTATGTGATCGAAGTTTTGATATGATTGTATGGAATGTTTAGGTAAAAGGTAGGCTTGAAGGTGGGCAGTTGTATACACCCGCCTATGTTGCTCGTGTAAGTGCAATGGTCCGTGGTGCAGCTAGGGGTATTTTTGTTCCAATGAACACAACAGCGTTATGGAACTCCTTGCTGACTTTACTGCAAGAGATGGACGGAGCTGTTGGTGTTGCTGTTGACACTTCATTTTTCCAGTCCTTGTTTAATGGCTTAGTAAAAGAACGCGAGATTCTCGGATCACTTCGTGCAGGAGTTCATTGGACACCTTCCGTATGTGACCTAATTTATTATGTATTGAATCTCATTCTAGTCTTTGCACTCTTTGTTTGTGTGCAATAACTTTGTTAGTCTACCTTTGCTTCATTTCTTCAGGTCTTTGCCATTGCACAAAAGGACTGTGTAGATTCCTTCTTTTCGCAGGTGGGTATCTGTACTGCTCTGCTACTAATGTTGGATCTAAAGTTCTAGTTTCTTGCttccttgaattttttttccggATGTGGTCCAGTAGTACTTGTTGCTGCACCTTGTTTCTTTGAAGCATTTAAATTACTTCCTTTATCAATTTCTTAACAGAAGTAATTTTTAGTGGCTACTTTTTTTTCCGGctgtattcatttatttttgtagttAGATGAAATCTCCTCGACAAGTTTAAACACCTGAGTGTTTCTATGGCTTTACAGAAAAAAACAATCACCTAGATTCTCTTACCTTTACTGAGACTATATATATTTAGTGTTGAGAGGCATATACATTTCATTAGAAACGTTATATTGAGAAAAAGTGAGCATTTGATGCCAAGTGATTAGAACAAAATTGTTGCGTCCCTCGCAGAAAGAAAATTTGGTATTATATATAACCTGATAAAGCTTTAGTAGACAAATCGTTCCCAAATAGAAGACAATTCTTTAATCCCCAAAGAAAATGTTCTCTATTTCCTTCCCGGACTTCTTAATGCTTTCTCTATTTCTTTCCCGAACTTGTTAATGCTTTCTTCTAGACAATATAAGATGTTTCTTCTTAATACAAACTTAATAGAGTTTCACAAAATAACACCCAGAAAATCTTGTAAGAAAAGTGCCATGTATTACTTATGATGGCCTACTTTTTAGGATAGAGAAGTGAAAGGCGGAGGTCCAGATATTGGTCCTCAACTCTGAAGGAATGCAAATGACTGTTTTACTAAATAAATTCAAGTTTTTCTAGATATTTTTTGTTGATCTTAAGGGATTATATATTACTTTGTTTTTGGTAATGCAGAATTCATTTGTTACTTATCAAGCTCTGCAAAAACTCGGGATTCCGCAACCTTCCCAATTCCTGCAGGTATtttgttttgtcttttcctAGTTGCATATGTTCCTTggatttttttctaattaagttcTGGTCATGAATGCCACTTTAGTCCAGATATCCAGATGGTATATCTCTGGACTCAACATTTGCTCACCCTTCTATAATTGAGATACTGGATGCCGCTGTTGAGGATGCCATAGAACGTAATAGCTGGTAAGGGTCCCTATGTGAGAGGAGTTATGTTCATTACTTCATTTAGAAATGTGTGATGAACTTAATCTGCAAAAGTTGTGTCTGTTATTTGTGCAGTTCTAATTCATCTGAACATATAAGTTGGATTTACACTTTTGAATGTTCTTATGTTAAAAACCATAAAATTTCCTCTTACATCTTAGAACGTAGTACCATTCAACAGCTAAGTTGGAACTTGGAAAGGAACAAGTGGTACTGTTTCATGCCCTTCTCATCTTTTCATCTGTTCATTGAACACAAATACTGTCATTGAATTGGTAGTTGTGTGTATGGAGTAAAAGATGACATCTGTTGACACTTTTACGAACAATATTTTCCCAAATATGAAAGCATAGAGATACACAGCCTGTTTGTACAACACATTTAGTGGGTTGAACTTCATCTATGGTTTCTTATGTATGATCTATTTGAATGAGTTTGTGCTCCTTTCAACTTAACTCAATAAATGGTCTTGGCGGCTTGGCCACGTAAAACCTCACTACAATCCCTGCATTGCAGGATAATGCATAATTTGACATCTTGGGGATCTTAAATTGTTGCAGGATTGATTCGCTTTCAGTTTTACCCGCTTCCTTTGGTAGCCAAGATGCATTTAAGATTCTGTCACTATGTCCATCAGTTCAAGCAGCACAAAAGGTGATGCTTCCTTGTTCCTCTTGTACATGTATCTTAGGTTTTAtcctttttgtatttgtgtgcCAGTGATTCTCACGTAGGTGTACTTTTTTGCAACCTTTTTTTCGGGATAATGCAAACCTTTGTAGCATTTGGATTCTGCCATGAAGCAGCACCATTCCAAATATGTAGTGCATGAGAACTGTGCGCTGACAATTTATAGAGAAAGAATTATTTTCTGACGTGATCTCACAATCTTGGTTTTGCTTTTTCAGTCAAATAGAGCACTTATCTTGggagatacatatatttttagcaaTGGGTTTGTCAAGGTATTGTAATAATTTGcactattgatttttttttaatttaaaaatctaatttcAATTCAAATGTTATATTGCTAAGCTTTTGTGGAAGTTCTGATACCTTAatcttgtctttttttttgggtataaaatttctttatagGATCTGTTTGATCGGATGGAAAAAGAGATGGAAACTTTAAGCATTCCAGGGCTTGTTGGTTCTGGGCCTGTAGATGAGTTTCGTGTTGCTAAAGATGCTAAAGTTGGATATGATAATAGCACCATTGAAGTAAATGAAACAAGCAGTGATGCCGGTATCAGCAAACAGGCCTTGGAGAAAGGAtctaagaagaagaaaggaaaatcaGGTGGGAATACTAAGATGGCACAAGCTGAAACAGGGACAGATAACCAGGAATCTACCCCTAGTAAATCTAAGAAAAGCCAGAGGAAAGGTAAAGTATCATCTGGCTCACAAACGTCAGAATCAAAGTCAGGTGCTAGAAATGATGAGGACAGTGTTGGCGCTATTTCCGAAGAATGGGTAATTCAGAAGATCACGTCTCTTAATCCTGACTTTGAAGAACAAGGTACTTTGTGATTACTCTTTTCTCAGAGTATTGTAGCTGTCTAGCGGTCTGTCCCTAACTGCCCTTACTCTCTATTTTTCATTTGTTCTACCACAGGTCTGGATGACCCGGAGATGATTCTTTTGCCTTTAGCAAAACATCTGAGACCTTTGCTCGTCAATTCATGGAAGGAACGAAAAAAGGCTGCTTTCACTGAAAatacccaaaaaataaaaaaactacttGATAATTTGCAAAAGAAACTTGATGAGGTAAGTTATGGTTAGTCATGTCTACTCCCACTATAATGAGCATTAGATAGATAGTTCGTCTGCTTTGATTCCTTCTGTTAAACTCTCCAAACCCCAGAAGAGCTGTGATTCTGTGCAAAATAGGTTCTCTCACTGCAAATTGCCGACACCGTCAAATAATTGCTTTTTTTATTTCAGAGAATGATGTACTAGGATATCTTGATTCTCGGTGGCGGAGACACCCACTAGAAAGGGGTCTCATCTGACAcacttcacaaaaaaaaaatccttataTATGTGGGATGTGGATTCGTTTTTCTAAaagtcaaaattatatatacaataggCCGACACTGCTTAAAATAGTACAAAGTAAATGTCAATTTGAGAGAGAAAGTAAAGCCTTAACACCAACATAACCCTAGAGCCCAACCCACTTACAAGCCAGCCAACAGTGCTTGCCTAAAATCCTGCATTCTCCATTGTTCATTCTGCCAATGATGCCATACGCGTGCTTCTGTTCTCTTTGTTGGtttatacatacatacataaaaaaattatttccttttattttggaGCAGTTATGTGGTCTATTTTGATTTGTGATTTGATTCCTGGTTTTCTGTTGCAGTCATTTTTAAACATGCAGCTTTATGAAAAAGCCCTCGATTTGTTTGAAGATGACCCATCAACTTCGGTAAGTTTTTCATCTCCATTACTTAGTAGTTTCTCCAGTTGTACATAAGTACAGAATTTTATTATAGTTTCTCTTTGACGCATAGGCTCTTCTACACAAGCATCTATTGCGAACTACAGGAACCTCAATTGTTGATACATTGTTGCTTAACCTGGTAAGATATGCGAACTACTTCTTTTCTTGGTTTTCTAGTAATGGTCTTTGCGAACTCAAAAGCCCCTTCCTACCCCCTTCTCCTTTTATTGTTCACTCAGGATATGCTTAATAAACTGAAAAATGGAGTTCCGGTTGAGCCTCAAACTCCCGAATCCATTTCACTTAGCCCTGGAGATAGAAGCGCTCTGGTAAATAATATTTCACTTGTTCTTCTGTTGTAAATACATTGACGCCCTTCAAATAATTTGTACTGTTAATATTTATGTTTATGACTTTATGCTATCTAGGCTAAGAGTCTGCCAGGTAGTATGTCAGCCAAGGCCATTGCAACAGTTGAAGCTTTAGAAGGGAAGGTCAGTTACTATTTTCTCTCTGGTGCCAATGTAACAGCTGCCAATTGTGTGAAAGCCCCCAACCAGAATTCCTATGCAAACCTTTCTTCCAAACCACATTTCCATTTAAAGCATCAATGCGAAAACGTTTGCTCTTTACTGCAGCATGGATATTCCAAGTTTCTCTGCGaaggaaagaaataatatcACAATTCATGGGACTTGTTGCTTTTACTTCTGAAGTCAATGTTATGCTTACTTCTGTTTCTTACAAATGTTTGCTCGTCTCAAAATCACACTACTTTTCCTTTGTACTACAATAATGCTCTCATTTGCTAGGAATACTCATCAGCTGTGTTGCATTTTCTTACATTGCTGAGTCTTTAGTAACTTTAAGATCTTTCAATTGGCAGCGGGCGGAATCATTTATGTCGGCACTGAGAGAAGTTGCCGAAGAAAGGTATTGTGTATTCTTCTACCTCCCACAATCCGCTTAGTTTGCCCCTATAATGAACAATAAGAATGATATTTAATCTGGAATATTTGCAGTGGATTAGCTTTGAAGAAGCTTGACAAGAAATTGGAAAGAACCCTTTTGCATTCGTATCGCAAGGTACCAATAAGTTTTACATGATGTGAACCTTGAGTGTTGATGAGTTTTCCCACTGAATATGGTTGTGAATAAGATTTTTCACTTGAACACAATTATGCAAAGGCTAGAGTTTCGTCTTTTTCTTTACTGCTCACTTGAGGACTCTTTTGTTATGCTTTAAATAATTGGTTGATCATATagaattattgttttctttttggttacAGGATTTGACATCTCAAGTTTCTGCTGAAACGGATCCAGTTTCCCTCTTACCGCAAGTTATATCTCTCCTTTATGTACAGGTCTGCCCTAACCCCCTCCTTCTCTGATCcacttctctctctctctgtagCATATCGTCCTTATAGATTATCCTTATCACTCTTTTGATCTTTACTCTTTATGATACATAGGTTCATGGAAAAGCTCTTCAGGCTCCTGGTAGGGCCATTTCAGCTGCTGTCTCTTGGTTAAAGGTGCAATCCTTAATTTTTTTGCACTACATAAATTTTGTCATCATTAATGAAAACATACGGTGGATTATGGAAAGGTGACAGTTATATACTCTAATTGCAAATCATCTGTAATTGCTTGTGGTAACCATCCCTCGATGTTATGATGTATAAGAAATTTAGATGTCCATCACTCCTTCTAAACAAAACTATGTCGCATATGGCACTTGTTTCTCACCAACTTTAAAAAGGACAACAACACgcccaatgtaatcccacaacTGGGGACTGGGGAGGActttacccctaccttgggaggtagagagattgttttcaATAGAACCTCGGCTCAAAACTAACTTAAAAAGAAGCTTGGTATTTACGGAGACTTATTGCTCTAATGAATTTAGACTGCATTAGTAAAAACCAATGTTACCATCACCACTACTTTTCAGGATAAACTGGATGACTCGGCATTCAAGACTTTGGTTGACTACCAGAGTGGAACAGTGAGCGTCTTGGCTCTAGTGGCTGCTGCAACTGGGGACGTGAGTTATTCCCTGTCCTTTTTAGATATGAtgttttgtttgttgtataaataaacaaaagaaagcTGAAGAATGTTAGTTCCCTTATACAA
Coding sequences within:
- the LOC125844174 gene encoding E3 UFM1-protein ligase 1 homolog, translating into MDEELLELQRQFEFAQQVKSTVRLSDRNVVELVQKLHQLQIIDFDLLHTISGKEYITPEQLRNEIVAEINSLGRVSLIDLADSTGVDLYHVEKQAQYVVSHDSSLMLINGEIISNTYWDTAAEEINERLQECSQIAIAEIAGQLQVGSELVVSILEPRLGTLVKGRLEGGQLYTPAYVARVSAMVRGAARGIFVPMNTTALWNSLLTLLQEMDGAVGVAVDTSFFQSLFNGLVKEREILGSLRAGVHWTPSVFAIAQKDCVDSFFSQNSFVTYQALQKLGIPQPSQFLQSRYPDGISLDSTFAHPSIIEILDAAVEDAIERNSWIDSLSVLPASFGSQDAFKILSLCPSVQAAQKSNRALILGDTYIFSNGFVKDLFDRMEKEMETLSIPGLVGSGPVDEFRVAKDAKVGYDNSTIEVNETSSDAGISKQALEKGSKKKKGKSGGNTKMAQAETGTDNQESTPSKSKKSQRKGKVSSGSQTSESKSGARNDEDSVGAISEEWVIQKITSLNPDFEEQGLDDPEMILLPLAKHLRPLLVNSWKERKKAAFTENTQKIKKLLDNLQKKLDESFLNMQLYEKALDLFEDDPSTSALLHKHLLRTTGTSIVDTLLLNLDMLNKLKNGVPVEPQTPESISLSPGDRSALAKSLPGSMSAKAIATVEALEGKRAESFMSALREVAEESGLALKKLDKKLERTLLHSYRKDLTSQVSAETDPVSLLPQVISLLYVQVHGKALQAPGRAISAAVSWLKDKLDDSAFKTLVDYQSGTVSVLALVAAATGDEEDCTSDRILSKREVLEELMPALKGLVLGTTQSQA